One region of Anaeromyxobacter paludicola genomic DNA includes:
- a CDS encoding glycosyltransferase codes for MHFAFVCHEYPPVVGAGFGPAVQALAQALVGAGHRASVVGFAGADALASDRGVAVYRFRPPGTGEGQGDFARRVLRNLLLQVHALDPVEAVAWPGCEEWFLEPIPGVRDVLVPRASRPSAFEVVETVAARLLGAEPPPPQRARGRAGLNVALAMPYLVTGGSDHLMQQVFADRARRDAGLLVFSTQGAPEAMGTSAPGYARITPDVFELARILPAASHPDAILELLRSRRTDVLMVVGSRRTYELLPRIKAELPQMKVVDHLYNPVGHLVSNRQFARYIDFHIAANEEVRRALLQGGERAERIQVVHHGIDTAGHDPDAIPRRDDLPGLATRPGEQVVLFAGRLSEEKGCLRFLEIAHRLRGRGGVRFAMTGDGPLRQAVEARAAELGLGATVARLGFVDDPRPYLRRADVVVIPSDVDGLPLVCLEALALGTPVVASAIGALPEVIAPGVNGAVVAPADVDGFARAIDAILSAAPDPERARRCRADVVARFGIEAVRERYWAIFHGLAGARAGATEVLT; via the coding sequence ATGCACTTCGCCTTCGTCTGCCACGAGTATCCGCCGGTCGTCGGCGCCGGGTTCGGCCCGGCGGTCCAGGCGCTGGCCCAGGCGCTCGTCGGCGCCGGCCATCGCGCCAGCGTGGTCGGCTTCGCAGGGGCCGACGCCCTCGCCTCGGATCGCGGGGTGGCGGTCTACCGGTTCCGGCCGCCCGGCACGGGGGAGGGGCAGGGAGACTTCGCCCGCCGCGTGCTGCGCAACCTCCTGCTCCAGGTCCACGCGCTCGATCCGGTCGAGGCCGTGGCCTGGCCGGGCTGCGAGGAGTGGTTCCTGGAGCCGATCCCGGGCGTCCGCGACGTGCTCGTCCCCCGCGCGAGCCGTCCCAGCGCCTTCGAGGTGGTGGAGACGGTCGCCGCCCGGCTGCTGGGAGCGGAGCCTCCGCCCCCGCAGCGGGCCCGCGGGCGCGCCGGGCTCAACGTCGCCCTCGCCATGCCCTACCTCGTGACGGGCGGCTCCGATCACCTGATGCAGCAGGTCTTCGCCGACCGCGCGCGCCGCGACGCCGGCCTGCTGGTCTTCTCGACCCAGGGCGCGCCGGAGGCGATGGGGACCTCGGCCCCGGGCTACGCCCGCATCACCCCCGACGTCTTCGAGCTCGCCAGGATTCTGCCCGCGGCCTCCCACCCCGACGCCATCCTGGAGCTGCTCCGGAGCCGCCGGACCGACGTGCTGATGGTGGTCGGCTCTCGGCGCACCTACGAGCTGCTCCCCCGGATCAAGGCGGAGCTCCCGCAGATGAAGGTCGTGGACCACCTCTACAACCCGGTCGGCCACCTCGTGAGCAACCGGCAGTTCGCGCGCTACATCGACTTCCACATCGCCGCCAACGAGGAGGTGCGGCGCGCGCTCCTGCAGGGCGGCGAGCGGGCCGAGCGGATCCAGGTGGTCCACCACGGCATCGACACCGCCGGCCACGACCCGGACGCGATCCCGCGGCGCGACGACCTGCCGGGGCTCGCCACCCGGCCCGGGGAGCAGGTGGTCCTGTTCGCGGGGCGCCTCTCCGAGGAGAAGGGCTGCCTGCGCTTCCTCGAGATCGCGCACCGGCTGCGGGGCCGCGGCGGGGTCCGCTTCGCCATGACCGGCGACGGCCCGCTGCGGCAAGCGGTCGAGGCGCGCGCGGCCGAGCTCGGCCTCGGCGCGACCGTGGCGCGGCTCGGCTTCGTGGACGACCCCCGCCCCTACCTCCGCCGCGCCGACGTGGTGGTGATCCCCTCCGACGTCGACGGGCTCCCGCTCGTCTGCCTGGAGGCGCTCGCCCTCGGGACGCCGGTGGTCGCCTCGGCGATCGGCGCGCTGCCGGAGGTGATCGCGCCGGGCGTGAACGGGGCGGTGGTCGCCCCCGCCGACGTGGACGGCTTCGCGCGGGCCATCGACGCGATCCTCTCGGCCGCGCCCGACCCCGAGCGGGCGCGGCGCTGCCGCGCCGACGTGGTGGCCCGCTTCGGGATCGAGGCGGTCCGCGAGCGGTACTGGGCTATATTTCACGGGCTCGCCGGCGCGCGAGCCGGAGCGACCGAGGTGCTGACTTGA
- a CDS encoding GDP-mannose 4,6-dehydratase, whose product MRVQGAKVLVTGAGGFIGSHLVELLVRRGAKVRAMVHYDARADQSNLELVSPEVRGAFEVVSGNVEDPYFVASAVKGQEAVFHLAALIAIPYSYLAPASFVATNVQGTLNVLEACRTQGVSRLVHTSTSETYGTALYTPIDEQHPLQGQSPYSASKIGADKLAESYHLSFGLPVATVRPFNTYGPRQSARAVIPTIIAQALASPAIRLGSLTPVRDLNYVLDTVAGFVAVAESDAAVGQVVNVGSGSAVTIGELAALILRIMGIEKEIVVDQARVRPEKSEVMALLADRRKAEALTGWTPRYTLEQGLRETVEFVRAHLDRFKPDVYNR is encoded by the coding sequence TTGAGAGTCCAGGGAGCGAAGGTCCTCGTCACCGGGGCGGGCGGCTTCATCGGGAGCCATCTCGTCGAGCTGCTGGTGCGGCGGGGGGCGAAGGTGCGCGCGATGGTGCACTACGACGCGCGCGCCGATCAGTCGAACCTCGAGCTGGTCTCCCCAGAGGTGCGGGGGGCCTTCGAGGTGGTCTCGGGCAACGTGGAGGACCCGTACTTCGTCGCCTCGGCGGTGAAGGGGCAGGAGGCGGTGTTCCACCTGGCGGCGCTGATCGCCATCCCGTACTCGTACCTGGCGCCGGCGAGCTTCGTGGCGACCAACGTGCAGGGCACGCTCAACGTCCTCGAGGCGTGCCGCACGCAGGGGGTGTCCCGGCTGGTGCACACCTCCACCTCGGAGACCTACGGCACCGCGCTCTACACCCCGATCGACGAGCAGCACCCGCTGCAGGGCCAGTCGCCGTACTCGGCGAGCAAGATCGGCGCGGACAAGCTGGCGGAGAGCTACCACCTGTCCTTCGGGCTGCCGGTGGCGACCGTGCGGCCCTTCAACACCTACGGGCCGCGCCAGTCGGCGCGGGCGGTGATCCCGACCATCATCGCGCAGGCCCTGGCGTCTCCGGCGATCCGGCTCGGCTCGCTGACGCCGGTGAGGGACCTCAACTACGTGCTCGACACCGTGGCCGGCTTCGTCGCGGTGGCCGAGAGCGACGCGGCGGTGGGGCAGGTGGTGAACGTCGGGAGCGGCTCGGCGGTGACCATCGGCGAGCTGGCGGCGCTGATCCTGCGCATCATGGGGATCGAGAAGGAGATCGTGGTCGACCAGGCGCGGGTGCGCCCCGAGAAGAGCGAGGTCATGGCGCTGCTCGCCGACCGGCGCAAGGCGGAGGCGCTGACCGGCTGGACGCCACGCTACACCCTGGAACAGGGACTGCGGGAGACGGTGGAGTTCGTCCGCGCGCACCTCGATCGCTTCAAGCCCGACGTCTACAACCGGTGA
- a CDS encoding glycosyltransferase, with protein MTVAIRCYRQAEYLGGAVESVLRQSFRDHEIVIVDDGSPDDTREVAAALASAHPGRAIRLVSQENRGLSGALDAGARAARGELLLFLDADDELLPDVLARLVTALEESPECAIAYGDVLQFGGREGLLRAGTFELGALSRGNQLPYCSLYRRELWARAGGYQRNMSLGYEDWDFWLACAEAGARARRIPEPVLRYRVKAESAVTTAMKHHALLCSRLMLNHPALYDPEELAAARARLAAGAAALEREAASGGDPATARRARALLEEPGPAEGSRPTPTTPAPPSPEASVNPVHRAAPPPAVSLVVAANGPWEQTFRTLMALLEDHGGVGVEIIVVDNGSTDASRLALPRLENVRVVRCEAAQGRARAFNLGSSVATGRHLAFLQGGVEPRVGWLSPLVSLLDGNETVGVAGAVLLAQDGAVVFNGCALAYAKPFPLTPVALGDRGGAVLEVPAVSDEAMLVRADLFRSLGGFDDQFWDGCEDVDLCLRARAAGKVVLISGESAVIRHAAQAADPGTRNLSLLNRRWLGRAPLADVDGVRGAPSRPARPGRPPLSVIIPTANSLTTVARCVEETWAELAPDDELILADAASEDGTRQFADLLATERPERLRVVPARSEAGLAGAVRSGMLECSRAWAVLLPARVSPPPGFLDELTALLEQQAEYAAIAVQIPELGLCAAGRSDVLADIARSSPEVFLDVSPVALDLALKARGERVLVAGS; from the coding sequence GTGACGGTCGCCATCCGCTGCTACCGGCAGGCCGAGTACCTGGGCGGCGCGGTCGAGAGCGTGCTCCGCCAGTCCTTCCGGGACCACGAGATCGTGATCGTGGACGACGGCAGCCCGGACGACACCCGCGAGGTCGCCGCGGCGCTCGCGAGCGCCCACCCCGGCCGCGCCATCCGGCTCGTCTCGCAGGAGAACCGCGGGCTCTCGGGTGCGCTCGACGCCGGCGCCCGCGCCGCGCGGGGCGAGCTGCTCCTCTTCCTCGACGCCGACGACGAGCTCCTCCCGGACGTCCTCGCCAGGCTGGTCACCGCGCTCGAAGAGAGCCCGGAGTGCGCCATCGCCTACGGGGACGTCCTCCAGTTCGGCGGGCGCGAGGGGCTCCTGCGCGCCGGCACCTTCGAGCTGGGCGCCCTCTCGCGCGGCAACCAGCTTCCCTACTGCTCGCTCTACCGCAGGGAGCTCTGGGCCCGCGCCGGCGGCTACCAGCGCAACATGTCGCTCGGCTACGAGGACTGGGACTTCTGGCTCGCCTGCGCCGAGGCCGGGGCCCGCGCCCGGCGGATCCCCGAGCCGGTGCTCCGCTATCGGGTGAAGGCGGAGAGCGCCGTCACCACCGCCATGAAGCACCACGCGCTCCTCTGCTCCCGGCTGATGCTGAACCACCCGGCGCTCTACGACCCCGAGGAGCTGGCCGCCGCCCGCGCCCGGCTCGCCGCCGGCGCCGCGGCGCTGGAGCGCGAGGCCGCCAGCGGCGGCGACCCCGCCACCGCCCGGCGCGCCCGGGCGCTCCTCGAGGAGCCCGGCCCGGCCGAAGGCTCCCGTCCCACCCCCACCACCCCCGCCCCGCCCTCCCCCGAGGCCTCCGTGAACCCTGTGCACCGCGCCGCCCCGCCCCCCGCCGTCTCCCTCGTCGTGGCCGCGAACGGGCCCTGGGAACAGACCTTCCGGACGCTCATGGCGCTGCTCGAGGACCACGGCGGCGTCGGCGTCGAGATCATCGTGGTGGACAACGGCAGCACCGACGCGAGCCGCCTCGCCCTGCCGAGGCTCGAGAACGTCCGGGTGGTCCGCTGCGAGGCGGCCCAGGGACGCGCCCGCGCCTTCAACCTGGGCTCCTCGGTCGCGACGGGCCGCCACCTCGCCTTCCTGCAGGGCGGGGTCGAGCCGCGGGTCGGCTGGCTCTCCCCGCTGGTCTCGCTCCTCGATGGGAACGAGACGGTGGGCGTGGCGGGCGCCGTGCTGCTCGCGCAGGATGGGGCGGTGGTCTTCAACGGCTGCGCGCTCGCCTACGCCAAGCCCTTCCCGCTCACCCCGGTGGCGCTCGGCGACCGGGGCGGCGCCGTGCTGGAGGTCCCGGCGGTGTCGGACGAGGCCATGCTGGTGCGCGCCGACCTCTTCCGCTCGCTGGGTGGCTTCGACGACCAGTTCTGGGACGGCTGCGAGGACGTGGACCTCTGCCTGCGCGCCCGCGCTGCCGGCAAGGTGGTGCTCATCTCGGGCGAGAGCGCCGTGATCCGCCACGCCGCCCAGGCGGCCGACCCCGGAACCCGCAACCTCTCGCTCCTGAACCGCCGTTGGCTCGGACGCGCGCCCCTCGCCGACGTGGACGGCGTGCGCGGCGCCCCCTCGCGCCCCGCGCGCCCGGGCAGGCCACCGCTGTCGGTGATCATCCCGACCGCGAACTCGCTCACCACGGTGGCCCGCTGCGTGGAGGAGACCTGGGCCGAGCTCGCCCCCGACGACGAGCTCATCCTGGCCGACGCCGCGTCCGAGGACGGCACCCGCCAGTTCGCCGATCTGCTCGCCACCGAGCGTCCGGAGCGGCTGCGCGTCGTGCCGGCCCGGTCGGAGGCGGGGCTCGCCGGCGCGGTCCGCTCCGGCATGCTCGAGTGCTCGCGGGCGTGGGCGGTGCTGTTGCCTGCCCGGGTGAGCCCGCCGCCCGGGTTCCTCGACGAGCTGACGGCGCTGCTCGAGCAGCAGGCCGAGTACGCCGCCATCGCGGTCCAGATCCCGGAGCTGGGGCTCTGCGCGGCCGGCCGCTCCGACGTCCTCGCCGACATCGCCCGCAGCTCCCCCGAGGTCTTCCTCGACGTGAGCCCGGTCGCGCTCGACCTGGCCCTCAAGGCCCGCGGCGAGCGCGTGCTGGTGGCGGGGAGCTAG
- a CDS encoding sugar phosphate nucleotidyltransferase: MQAVILAGGKGTRLRPYTTTFPKPLMPLDDLPIVEIVLRQLAHHGFTDVIITTGHLAELIRLFCGDGSRWGLHIEYSLENEPLGTAGPLALLADRLEDHFLVMNGDLLTTMSYRRVYDAHVASGATASIGVYRREVKIDFGVIEEDEPGRLARYVEKPTFHFDVSMGINVLSRSALRFVEPGKRLDMPDLMARIVAAGERVSCYREPCYWLDIGRVDDFQVASEEFQKRRAEFLPHA, encoded by the coding sequence ATGCAGGCAGTGATCCTGGCAGGCGGCAAGGGGACGCGGCTCCGCCCCTACACCACCACCTTCCCGAAGCCGCTCATGCCGCTCGACGATCTGCCCATCGTGGAGATCGTGCTCCGGCAGCTGGCGCACCACGGCTTCACCGACGTGATCATCACCACCGGCCACCTGGCCGAGCTGATCCGGCTCTTCTGCGGGGACGGCAGCCGGTGGGGGCTGCACATCGAGTACTCGCTCGAGAACGAGCCGCTCGGGACGGCCGGGCCGCTGGCCCTGCTGGCCGACCGGCTGGAGGATCACTTCCTGGTGATGAACGGCGACCTCCTCACCACCATGAGCTACCGGCGGGTCTACGACGCCCACGTCGCCTCCGGGGCGACCGCGTCGATCGGGGTCTACCGCCGCGAGGTGAAGATCGACTTCGGCGTGATCGAGGAGGACGAGCCGGGGCGGCTGGCCCGCTACGTCGAGAAGCCGACGTTCCACTTCGACGTGAGCATGGGCATCAACGTGCTGAGCCGGAGCGCCCTGCGCTTCGTCGAGCCGGGCAAGCGGCTCGACATGCCGGACCTCATGGCGCGGATCGTGGCGGCCGGGGAGCGGGTGAGCTGCTACCGGGAGCCCTGCTACTGGCTCGACATCGGGCGGGTGGACGACTTCCAGGTGGCGTCGGAGGAGTTCCAGAAGCGCCGGGCCGAGTTCCTGCCTCATGCCTGA